The following coding sequences are from one Prionailurus viverrinus isolate Anna chromosome D2, UM_Priviv_1.0, whole genome shotgun sequence window:
- the WNT8B gene encoding protein Wnt-8b, with product MAMRIMLLVKPPVFIFLFTCILRIGHTWSVNNFLMTGPKAYLIYSSSVAAGAQSGIEECKYQFAWDRWNCPERALQLSSHSGLRSANRETAFVHAISSAGVMYTLTRNCSLGDFDNCGCDDSRNGQLGGQGWLWGGCSDNVGFGEAISKQFVDALETGQDARAAMNLHNNEAGRKAVKGTMKRTCKCHGVSGSCTTQTCWLQLPEFREVGAHLKEKYHAALKVDLLQGAGNSAAGRGAIADTFRSISTRELVHLEDSPDYCLENKTLGLLGTEGRECLRRGRALGRWERRSCRRLCGDCGLAVEERRAETVSSCNCKFHWCCAVRCEQCRRRVTKYFCSRAERPRGGAAHKPGRKP from the exons gtCAGTGAACAATTTCCTGATGACTGGtccaaag GCTTACCTGATATATTCCAGCAGTGTGGCAGCTGGTGCCCAGAGTGGTATTGAAGAATGCAAGTATCAGTTTGCCTGGGACCGGTGGAACTGTCCTGAGAGAGCCCTGCAGCTGTCCAGCCATAGTGGCCTTCGCAGTG CTAATCGGGAGACAGCGTTTGTACATGCCATCAGCTCTGCTGGGGTCATGTACACTCTGACTAGAAACTGCAGCCTCGGGGATTTTGACAACTGTGGCTGTGATGACTCCCGCAATGGGCAGCTGG GGGGCCAAGGCTGGCTGTGGGGAGGCTGCAGTGACAACGTGGGCTTCGGAGAGGCAATATCCAAGCAGTTCGTCGATGCCCTAGAGACAGGACAGGATGCCCGGGCCGCCATGAACCTGCACAACAATGAGGCCGGCCGCAAG GCGGTGAAGGGCACCATGAAACGCACGTGTAAGTGCCACGGCGTGTCCGGCAGCTGCACCACGCAGACCTGCTGGCTGCAGCTGCCTGAGTTCCGCGAGGTGGGCGCGCACCTGAAGGAGAAGTACCACGCGGCTCTCAAGGTGGACCTGCTGCAGGGTGCCGGCAACAGTGCGGCCGGCCGCGGCGCCATCGCCGACACCTTCCGCTCCATCTCCACGCGGGAGCTGGTGCACCTGGAGGACTCCCCGGACTACTGCCTGGAGAACAAAACGCTAGGACTGCTGGGCACCGAAGGCCGAGAGTGCCTGCGGCGGGGGCGGGCCCTGGGCCGCTGGGAGCGCCGCAGCTGCCGCCGGCTCTGCGGGGACTGCGGACTGGCGGTGGAGGAGCGCCGTGCCGAGACCGTGTCCAGCTGCAACTGCAAGTTCCACTGGTGCTGCGCCGTCCGCTGCGAGCAGTGCCGCCGGCGGGTTACCAAGTACTTCTGCAGCCGCGCCGAGCGGCCGCGGGGGGGCGCGGCGCACAAACCCGGGAGAAAGCCCTGA